GAATCAAGAGAAATTCCACAAGCAACAATCGAAGAAGTAACTAATGTAGTTCCTAATGTAAAGCTAAATAACCCTAATGTTTTTTTCAAAAAATTTTTTGCCATAGTTATTTTCCTTTCTCTATTTTAACTTTCTTTTAATTTCTCTAATCTCTCTCTTATTTGCTCATACAAAATGACCTGGTAGAACTTCTTTAAAATAAGGTAAATCAAAAATATAATCTCTATGTTCTTCTTCTGGAATATAAACAATTAATTCTGTTTGCTTTGCAAGTTCAGGAACTGGAATTGGAATTGCAGATAACAATGCTTTTGTATATGGGTGTAAAGGATTTCTAAATAATTCCTCAGCAGGAGCTAATTCAACAATTTCACCATGATATATTACAGCAATTCTATCAGCAATGTGTCTTACAACTGAAAGATCGTGAGCGATAAATACATATGTTAAATCCAATTCTTCTTGAAATTTTTTAAATAAATTTAAAACCTGTGCTCTAATTGAAACATCAAGAGCACTAATTGGTTCATCAGCAATAATTAATTTTGGCTTCATTGCTAAGCTTCTTGCAATTCCAACACGTTGTCTTTGACCTCCCGAAAATTCATGTGGGTATCTTGACAGATGTTCTGGTAATAAACCAACAGATTTAATTAATTTTAAAATAATATGTTTTTTTACTAAATTTGGAGTTGCTTGTTCTATTGTTATCATACTATCGGGATTTTGTTCATTAAATTCCTTAACATACAATTCCTTAAAAATTTCTCCTTTATATAATTCAGGGAAATTTTCCATACCTTCTGCAATTATTTCTTCAATTGCCATTCTATCATTTAATGATGAACCTGGATCTTGAAAAATCATTTGAATATTTTTTCTAATTTCTCTTTTTTCTTTTTTTGTTTGTTTTTGAAAAAAGAAAGATTTTTTTACTATTTCATCAATTGATGGTAATTCTAAAAAATCACTAAGTTCTATAAATGATTGAATTTCTTCTTCTGTATAATTTCTTTCTATACCTTTTCATTTATAAAAGTACTCAATTAATTCTTTATCTTTTATGATATTTTTTTCAATAATTTTTTCAATACTTTTAAGTTCATCCTTCAATTGTTTTAATTGATTTTCAGTAATAGATTTTTTTTCTTTTATTATTAATTTTAATTTATCCTCAAATTCAGTATTTTTTAAACTTGAAGATAAAATTTCTAATTGTGAATAATCAATATTTTGATTTTCAAATATTTTAAGAATTTTTTTACAATTATTTAAATTCATATTTTTTCTTGATCAAAAATCAGTCTTAAAGTAATTTATTTTTTTAAATTCTAAATCATTAAAATCTGTATTATTACTCTCTAAAATTTTTAATTGTTTATTGCACTCTTGAAAAAAATCATCACGTCTTACATAAAGTAATTTATTATAATAATTAATAAACTTTTCACGGCTCTTTAATGGAGCTGATAAGGCATGCAATTGAAATTGCATTTCCTTAACTCAAACTAGTTTTGCTAAAAATTCCTTATGATTTTCAACCATTTCTTTTCAAAGAGCAAATAAAATTTTAAAAGTTTCTTCCACATTTTTAGATTTTAATTTAAAATATTTTTCTCTTTCTTTTGCGATATTATTACAAATTTTATAAATATTTTCAGCATTCTCTTTTAAATCTAACACTGCTTCTTTTGTTTCTTTTAATTTTGAAATAACAGAAGTTTCTAATTTTTTTGATAACTCAGGAATATAACTATTTAAATTATCTACAAATTTAATCATTTTATCTTCATTTTTGATAATTTTATTTATATACTTTAAGTTTGACAATAAAATTCCATTTAAATAAGTTAATTTTCCTGCTTTTAACTTCATTTCCAATTCTTTTTCAATATCTAAAGATAAATTATTTTTAAATTTATTATAAACTTCTTTTAAAGCTTTAATTCTTGATTGAATTTCTTGAGTTGTAATATCCATTTTTAATGACATATTATCAACTTTTTTTGAAATTTCTTTATTTAAATTATATAAACTTGTTGGTTTTCCAACAACAATAGAATCCTCCATATAAATTGCACCATTTTTTAAAGGTTGTACTCCAACAATTGCTCTTCCAATTGTTGTTTTTCCACTTCCTGATTCACCAACTAAACCAAATATTTCTCCTTTATAGATATCAAAACTAGTTTCTTTTACAGCATTAAATTTTTTGCCCTTATTGCGAAATTCAATCACTATATCTCTAATATTTAATAATACATCTTTATTAATTTCTATTGACATAATATTAACCTACCTTTTCTGCTTCTATAATTCTTTGAGTTAAATTTTTTAAAATATTTGGTTTTTCTATTTTTGGTGATCTTGAATCTAAAAGTCAAGTTTTAGCAAAATGAGTTTCAGAAATTTTAAACATTGGAGGTTCTTTAATATAATCAAGTTCTAATGCATATTTATTTCTTGGAGCAAATGCATCTCCTACAATTTCATTAAATAGTGATGGAGGAGTTCCTTCAATTGAGTACAATTCATCTCCTTTTTTACCAAGTTGAGGTAAAGAAGATAATAACGCTCAAGTATAAGGATGTTTTGCATTTTCAAAAATATCTGTTGCTGTTCCAACTTCAACAATTTGTCCTGCATACATAACAGCAACTCTATCTGCAATTTTTGCAACAACTCCTAAATCATGAGTTATAAAAATTACAGTAAATTTATATTCTTTTTGTAAATTTTTAATTAAATCTAAAATTTGAGCTTGAATTGTAACATCAAGTGCTGTTGTTGGTTCATCACAAATTAATATCTTTGGTCTACATGCTAAAGCAATTGCAATTACAACTCTTTGTCTCATACCCCCAGAATATCTTCCAGGAATATCTTTAAAACGTTTTTCAGGATCTGGAATACCAACTTTTCTTAAAAGTTCTATTGCCTCCTTTTTAGCCTCCACTTTTGAAAGTCCTATTTGCTTTCTTAAAACTTCAGTTATTTGAAATCCAACAGGCAATAAGGGATTTAAAGAAGTCATGGGATCTTGAAAAATTGTAGAAATAGTTTTCCCTCTTAATTGTCTTATTTCTTTTAAAGCTTTAATTTTATTTACTACATCAGAATTTTTTACTCTCTTTCAATCAACTAAAATATTATAAAAGTGAGCTTGATCAAGTTTTTGTGTATTGATAATTGAATAAGAAAGAATTTGTAATTCCTTTTCAAATCTATTTAAATATTCTTTTGTTGAAAAATATTCATTAACAAATTTGACTTCTTCATCATTTCAAGCCATATTAGTTGATATAAAATTTTCAATCATTGCAATTATTTTTGAAATCTTATTTCTACTTTTTAAAGTTAAGGGTTTAATTTTATTAATATCAATTTTATATTTTAAAATTTCTAAATATTTCTCTTTTATAACTTCATCTCTATAATTATTATCATTAATAAATTTTATAGTATCTTTAATAACCAAAATTTTAGCCTTTGTTTTTAAAATTTTATTATTTCTTTTATTACTTCCATTAAAATCGACATTTGATTCCAATATACTTAATTCTTCTTCTTTTTTAGTTAAATAATTTTTAAATTTCAAATTATTTTCCTCTTTTATTTGTTTAATATTATGTTCATTAATTAAAAAATCTTGAAAATAATTATCATAAGTTTGAATATTTGCTTTTATTAGTTCTGTAATTTGCTCATTTGTTTCATTTAATAATGAATTTTCTAATCTGAATAAATCAAGCTCCTTTTTAATAATATTTTTTGAATATTTTGGATTTAATTTATAAATTTTTTTAATTTCCTCAATAAGATTTTTAATCTTTAAATTATTTATTTTAACAACAGTTTTAATTGAATCTTTTGTAATTAATGGACTTTGTAAATTTACAATATCAATTGGTTCTTTAAAGTAAGTTTTTTCATCACTAATTGAATTTTGATTTGGTCTATAAACAATTGAACCATTACTAATTCATCCATTTGCTTCAAGCATTCCAGTAAATGTTTTTGTAATAACTGATTTTCCACTTCCCGATTCACCAACAATTGCCAAAACTTCTTGATCATAAATTTCTAAATCCACATTTCTAATTGCAGTAAGAAATCTTCCTCTTACTTGAAATTTTACTTCCATATTTCTTACAGATAAAATTCTATTTTCTTTATTCATAAAAATTTTTTTCCTATCTATGTGTTTTTGGGTCTAATGAATCTGCAAATACTTTTCCAACAAGGAAAAATAATAATGAAATTCCACCAACAAAAACTACTGGAATAATTAAAAGATGTGGATAAACTTCTCAGTCTGAACCTAATAATAATTCATTAAGAATTGAACCAAGAGAAGCTTGATCTAAAGTATTTGTTACAAATCCAAAGTTATAATAAGCTAATAATGAATCTATTGCTATTGCTGTTGGTATTGCAAAAGTTGAAGTTTGGATAACTATTGGCAAAATTTTTGGCATAATATTTTTTCTAATAATTTTAGGTCCTCTTGTTCCTAAAACTCTTGAAGCAATATTATATTCTGCATTTCTAATAATCATAATTTGAACTCTTATAATTCCTGCAAGAGCAATTCAACTTGTTATTGATATTGCAAAAATTAAAATTGGTAATGAAGTGGAACCTCCAAATAAAAATATAACAATTAATCATAAGATTAATGATGGAATAAGACTTAAAAATCTTGTTATTTCAATAAACACCATATCTAATTTTGAGTAAAATCCTCAAATGGCTCCTAATAAAATTCCTAATAAAATTTGAATTGATGCAACAAATAAAGTAAATATTAATGTTGTTCTAGTTCCAACTCACATTTTTGTTCATAAGTCTTCTCCAAATTTTCCCAATCCAAATAAATGATCTCAACTTGGTGATTCAATATCAACTCCTGGTGTATCTACTGGAACAGGTTCTGCACCAATTCCTATAGAAAATGCCATTAAAATAATTGTAATTAATAAAATTGATGAAATAATAAATGTCTTTGATTTAATAATTCTTGCAAATACTGATTTTCAATAACTATATGGTTTATTGCTTATTTTTTCTGCTTCCTCAAGTTTGCTTCCCACAACTGTAAATAATGAATTATTAATAGAATTCATTTCTTCTTGTGAATATTGTTTTTGTTCCATAATAATTCCTCCTATTTTTTAGTTAATTTAATTCTTGGATCTAACATTGCTAGTAGTAAATCTCCAACTAAACTTGAAAATACTCCAGCAGAAGCAGAAACAAAAATATATCCTAAAACAACAAATGTATCTTTATTTGCAACACCATTTAAAATGAACTTACTCATTCCATCAATTGATCAATGTCTTTCAACCAAGATACTTGAACCAAATAATGTAATTATAAACACTTCAGGCATAGTTTTAATTAATCTAATACCTGCATTTCTAAAGATATGAATATAAAATACATATTTTTCACTTAATCCTTTTGATAAAGCAAATTTTGCATAATCTGCTGTCATTTCATCAATTACATATCTTCGAGTACTTACAATAATCATTGGCATTATAAGTAACATAACCCCAATTACTGGTCAAATTTTAGTTCCAAAAGAAGAACCATCATATGTTCCATTTGCACCAAATACATAAATTGACATTTTATATAATAGTGAAATCAATACTAATGCAGGAATTGCACTAATTATTAAACTTGTACCATTAATTGCACTATCCGATGATTTATCTTTATTTTTTGCAGCAAGAATCCCCAAAGGAACACCTAAAATATAAGAAAATACAACTGCAATAGATCCAACTGCAAATGATGTTGGAATAGATCTTGCAAATGCATCTTGAACAAGAGATAAAACTTGTCCTCCACTTGCTTTATTCATAAACACACCTAAATAAAATCACATTTGTTTATGTTCTCCAAGAACATTTCCTGAAGTATCAACAACAGGATTTAATAAAATGTCTTTAGGTATAAATGGTGTTATATTTCTTAAATAAATAAATAATTGAGTAATTAAAGAACCATCTACTCCAAATGCTTTCATTCTATTATTTAGCAAATTATAGTATGCATCTGTTCCAAATTCTATTCCCATTTTTTCTAGATTAATATCTGCTAAATAAGCAGAATCTGTTGTTACAATTCTTAACATTATAAATACAAAAGCTATTGCAATATATAATGTTATAAAAGCATAAAATATTCTTTTTAATGAGTAACTAAAAAGTGGTGTCTTATCCATAAAATCTTCAAATGAAGAGTTAACTTTATTTAATCCAAATTTTAGTTTTTCAAATTTACTAGTTCTCAAATTAATTATTTCATTATCTAAATTTGTACTTTCTACAAGTTCATCTAACGAGAGATCACTAATTTCTGAACTATTTTTTTCTAGTTTCATATTGATAAAATTTCCTTTCTATATTAGCTTTTATATGCTACTCTTATATAATAAATAGAGGAGTAAACACATGAAAGAACAAAAAAATACAAGTAATTTAAAAAAATTAAAAGATTTACGTGAGCAAGAAAAGTTAGCTCACAAACAAGAGATATCAGATAAAGTTAAAAAACTTAATTCAGATCCTCTTGAAACTAGAACAAAGTTTATTCATTCTAAAAAACTTCGCTGATATGATTATTTAATCATATTTGGTTTTAGTACATTTATTATAGGTTTAGCTTTTATTTTAGGTATTTTTGCTTTCCAAAACATTGAAAAAACTGAATGAATTATAACTGCAATTGCAGTATTTGGTTTACTAGTTTGATTAATTCTTGGATGATACAAAAATAAACAAGTTGCTAAATTTTATAATGATGTACGAAGAAGATATCAATCTTCTCTTTCTGAAGAAGAAGGACATTTAAGAAGAATTTCTAAAATTATTCTTCTTATTTGTTTAATATTGGTTATAACTTCAATAATTCTTGGACTTATACTTTGAGTATAAGTTTTTTTATATTCTTAAAAAAAGAGTATTTTAATTTAGAAGTGTAGTAAATTTTATTACCTAATTACTTATAAATTAAAATACTCTTAGTATTATTAGAAACCTATTAAAAATTAAATATTTTATATCAATATCATTTAGAATAGTTTTTTAAATTTTATAAACAACTGGGTCATTTTACCATATCTTTTTCATTTCATTTATACGCTCTACGACTCATTACATTGCCTTTAAAAAACTTATTTTTAAATGACAATGGAGAAAACACAAAAAAGACACAAAATTTATTAACTTTTTTTAATATAGAATGCACCATTTATTCTGGTCTCCTTCATCGTCTAAAACAATAGTACCAAATATAGAAAAATTTTCAATCATTAGATATAAAAAAATAAAATTAAAAAACTTTACATTAAAAATGTAAAGTTTAATAAATTATTTAAGCTTTTCAAGCAGATGAATTTTGATGTAATTTTGGATCACCTATAACATCTGCTAATGCACTTTCAAATGCTGCTTTTAATTCTTTTATTTTTTCTGCAGACAATAATTCAGTATTTAATTCAACATCTCAATATCTATATTTTCCAAGCCCATATGGAGCTGTTGATTTTGAAAATGGTTGACTATATGAAACACTAAATTCTACTGGTGCAGCTTTTGTAAAAATTGGTAATAAATATGCATTTTCATATATTAATGTTGCTTCTTCATCAGCAAAATGTTCCATTCTTATATCTTCTGATTCACTTTCATCAATTGATTTAATTTTTTGTGAATAATTTGAAAGTAGTTCAAAATGATTTTTACTTACATCATCAGTTTCTACAAGAACTTTCGAATTAATATCAGTTTTAACACTATCTCATTTATTTTCATCTAATGAAAGATCCACTGAAGAATCTAAATTTTTATACATTCTGTTTGAACCCACATAGTTCTCTAAATCTCCACCAATTCTGTAAGTTGATAGATATGTATATGGATCTGCATAATCAGCACTTCATCCACTTAATGATAAGTAAATTTTTCCTTCATTTGTAATTTGTTTGTAATCATTTGCACTATTTACTCCTGAAGATTGAATAATTTCAATTTGATTTCCAGCAATACTATTAAATCCAGCAAACATATCTAATAATTTTGGATTTAAAGTACTATTATCATCTGGATTCAATGGAAACTCTAACTTTAATTTTCCACCATTTGCAGCTAAATAACTTTTTATAGCTTCATCTTTTTCAAAGTAATCTGCAACAGCTTTTAGCTGTTCTTGAAGAGTTCCTCCAGCATAATTTTCATTTTCATAGAAAAATTCTTTTCCATCTGCTAAATCACCATTTTTTATATCACTAAAGTCATCTTTTTTCTGTAATGATTCTGTCAAGAAACTAACATAATCTTTTCCATTTGATTCAATAAAATCAGGTGTATATGTATTTCTTATCATTTTTGAAGGTTCACCATCTTTATCAAAAGCAGATGAAAAGTAAGATACATATTTTGATCTATCTAAATTTGCAGATATAAACTTTCTTACTACTGGATTTTGTAAAGCTCTACTTGCAATAACTGCTTTTTGACTTACAGCTGAATTTGTTGATTCAATGTTTGAATTATATATATTAAACATTAATGTCATTGACGAAGAAACATCGAGTGAAGCACTTGAAGACATTCCTGCTGTTGCATTAGGGTTTTCTCAGTTTCCAACATACTTTTGTCACCCCGCAGTATCTGCAACTGCTGGTCTAAATGCATCAAGTGCTTTAGATTCAAATAATGTTCTTGTTTTATCTGACCCCCCAGTAATATAAACATATTTTAATCTATTTATATGTGTATCTTCTACTAAGTGATAGTTTGGGTTTTTATCAAGTATAATGTTACCTGTATTTACATAACTTGTTGGTAAAAATGCTCCTGAGTAATAACCTTTTCTATAGTCACTATCTGCTAATGGATTTGTAACTGCTGCTGAGTAAATTGGTGAAAACACTGAATATGTTAATAGTGTTTCAAAATAACTAGCAGATTTTTTTAATTTAAAAGTTACTGTATTTGCAGATTCATCAACCACAATTCCAAGACCAGCTTTATTTGCTTCTCAAATTGAATCAAAACTTCCATTTGGATCTGCTTTTGAAGCTACATATATTTCATCAGTTCCTTTTATAAATGATGTTCAAATACTAATAACTTCAGAACCATTTGACGCATTTAAAACATATTTTGCTGCATTTAAAAAGTCCGAAGCTGTTAATGTTGCAATTTTATTTCCTTGATAATCACTTCAAGTCGCATCACTTCTAACTTTATAAGTAAATTCTGTAAAATTCTCATTGTGATTACCGATATATGTATTTGTTTTACTATAATCTGTATTTGTCAATTCAAATATATCACCATAAATTCTTCCATATTGATCTGAAGCAAGTGGTGTAGCATTTGTATTTGCCAATATTGTATGATCTTCTGAGTGCATTGTATATGCTGTATTTCAGTGACCAACAGGCAATGAATAGCCTAGTTTAAAAGTATTTTCTGGATCTGCATTTGATCCACAAGCAATAACGCTTAAAGTTGTTGAACTAATTAGAGTTACACCCATTAGTCCAAATAATAATTTTTTCATTTTCTTTTCTCCTTTTTTATAATTTATCTTTTATTTCTTTTAATTCTCTTTTGTTTAAATAAACAAAGTGATTTGGTTTAATTTCTGTAAATCTTGGTAAATCGAACATATAATCACTATGTTCTTTTTCAGAATTATAAATAATACTTTTTTCTTTTTTTGCCAATTCTGGTTCGGGAATTGGAATTGAACTTAATAATGCTTTTGTATAAGGATGCAATGGATTAATAAATAATTCATTTGCATCTGCTAATTCTACAATTTGACCATGATAAATAACTGCAATTCTATCAGCTATAAAATGCACAACACTTAAATCATGTGCCACAAATATAAAAGTAATACCTAATTCTTCTTTAAATTTTTTAAATAAATTTAAAACTTGTGCTCTAATTGAAACATCCAAAGCACTAATTGGTTCATCAGCAACAATAATTTTTGGTTTCATAATCAAACTTCTTGCAATTCCAATTCTTTGACGTTGACCACCTGAGAATTCATGTGGATATCTTGATAAATGCTCGGGAATTAAGCCAACAGATGTTAATGCATTTAAAATTAAATATTTTTTAACATCTTTATTTTTAACTTGCTCTAATGTAATTTTTTGTTCTGGATTTAATTGATTATAATTAATCATATATTCATTCCTAATTTCCTCAGATTTATATAATTCGGGGAAATTCTCTAATCCTTCGCCAATAATTTCTTCAACAGCCATTCTATCATTTAATGATGAGCCTGGATCTTGAAAAATCATTTGAACATTTTTTCTAATCTGTTTTTTTTCTTTTTTTGTTTGTCCTTTAAAAAGATATGATTTATTAACTATTTCATCAATTGAAGGCATCTCCAAAAATTGCACAAATTCCTCTAAATTTTGTCATTCTTCTAAAGAAATATCTGATTCAATATTTTTTCAAAGCATATATTCATCAATAAGTTCTCTATCCTTAATAATATTTCTTTTAACAATTTTTTTTATATAATCAAATTCCTTAACTTTATCATTCAAATTTTTTTGAGAAATATTATTATTAATTAAAATATCTTTCAATTCATTTTCAAAATCAGTATTTTTCAAATCCTTTGAAATTGATTTTAACATTGAAAAATTTGGATTTACCTTTTGCATTTCAGTTAAAATTTTTGTACAACCATTGATATTCATATTATTTTTTGATCAAAAATCATTAATAAAATAATTATATTTTGCAAGAGTTTCATCTTTTTCAAAATTTGGTTTTTCTTTCAATAATTCTATTTGTCTTTTGCATTCAATTAAAAAATCATTTCTATTAATAAATATTTTTTTATAATAATAATTTAAAAATTTATTTTTTCTTTTAAAAGGTGCAGATAACGCTTGATTTTCATATTGATAGTTTATTGTTTCATCAAGTTTTTCTAAAAATTTCTTATGATTTATTATTATTTTATCCAATTTTTGAAAAATATTTATAAAAATTGTTTTAACATCAATATCTTCACAAGTGTATTTTTTTTGTAATTTTAAAATTGGCTGTGCAATTTCATAAATTTCATCTAATAGTTTCTTTAGCTGTAAAATACTATTTTTTACCTGATTTTGTTTTAATAAAATTGTTTTTTCTAAGTCTAATGAGATTTCATCAATTGATTTACTTATATTTGTAATAAATCTAATAATTCTTTCTTCATTAAGAAGAATTCTATTAATATACTTTAAATTTGAAAGAAATATATTATCAATAAATTCAACTTCATTTTTTTTAAAATTTTTTTTAAAATCTTCATTTGAAAAATTTTCAAAATTTGGATTTTGTTTATAATTTTTTTTTAAATTATTTATAAAATCATTTAAATAAATAGTTGTTGCATTCATTTTTATTTTCATGCTATACAATTTTTTTGTAATTTCTTTATTTAAAATAAATAATCTTGCAGATTTTCCAGCAATAATATCATTTTCCATATAAATTGCACCATCTTTTAATTGTTGAATTCCTACAATTGCTCTTTCTAAAGTAGTTTTTCCACTACCTGACTCTCCTACTAAACCTAAAATCTCTCCCTTTTTTATATTAAGATTAGTTTCTTTTACGGCATTTAATTTAGAACCTTTTGATCTAAAGACAACTTTTGCGTCTCTTATTTTCAAAAATGCATTTTCTTCATAAAATTTACTCATAAAATTCCCTTTCTATTCTTTCATTTTAGATTTTAAATTTATAATTTCTTTTGGTTTTTCAACTTTAGGAGCTCTTTTATCAAGCAATCAAGTCTTTGCAAAATGAGTTTCAGAAACTTTAAACATCGGTGGTTCAAAATTTAAATCAACTTCCATTGCATAATTACTTCTTGATGCAAATGCATCCCCCTCAATTTTGTTAAATAAAGAT
This genomic window from Spiroplasma taiwanense CT-1 contains:
- the oppB gene encoding oligopeptide ABC transporter permease OppB; translated protein: MKLEKNSSEISDLSLDELVESTNLDNEIINLRTSKFEKLKFGLNKVNSSFEDFMDKTPLFSYSLKRIFYAFITLYIAIAFVFIMLRIVTTDSAYLADINLEKMGIEFGTDAYYNLLNNRMKAFGVDGSLITQLFIYLRNITPFIPKDILLNPVVDTSGNVLGEHKQMWFYLGVFMNKASGGQVLSLVQDAFARSIPTSFAVGSIAVVFSYILGVPLGILAAKNKDKSSDSAINGTSLIISAIPALVLISLLYKMSIYVFGANGTYDGSSFGTKIWPVIGVMLLIMPMIIVSTRRYVIDEMTADYAKFALSKGLSEKYVFYIHIFRNAGIRLIKTMPEVFIITLFGSSILVERHWSIDGMSKFILNGVANKDTFVVLGYIFVSASAGVFSSLVGDLLLAMLDPRIKLTKK
- the oppF gene encoding oligopeptide ABC transporter ATP-binding protein OppF, with translation MSIEINKDVLLNIRDIVIEFRNKGKKFNAVKETSFDIYKGEIFGLVGESGSGKTTIGRAIVGVQPLKNGAIYMEDSIVVGKPTSLYNLNKEISKKVDNMSLKMDITTQEIQSRIKALKEVYNKFKNNLSLDIEKELEMKLKAGKLTYLNGILLSNLKYINKIIKNEDKMIKFVDNLNSYIPELSKKLETSVISKLKETKEAVLDLKENAENIYKICNNIAKEREKYFKLKSKNVEETFKILFALWKEMVENHKEFLAKLVWVKEMQFQLHALSAPLKSREKFINYYNKLLYVRRDDFFQECNKQLKILESNNTDFNDLEFKKINYFKTDFWSRKNMNLNNCKKILKIFENQNIDYSQLEILSSSLKNTEFEDKLKLIIKEKKSITENQLKQLKDELKSIEKIIEKNIIKDKELIEYFYKWKGIERNYTEEEIQSFIELSDFLELPSIDEIVKKSFFFQKQTKKEKREIRKNIQMIFQDPGSSLNDRMAIEEIIAEGMENFPELYKGEIFKELYVKEFNEQNPDSMITIEQATPNLVKKHIILKLIKSVGLLPEHLSRYPHEFSGGQRQRVGIARSLAMKPKLIIADEPISALDVSIRAQVLNLFKKFQEELDLTYVFIAHDLSVVRHIADRIAVIYHGEIVELAPAEELFRNPLHPYTKALLSAIPIPVPELAKQTELIVYIPEEEHRDYIFDLPYFKEVLPGHFVWANKREIREIKRKLK
- the oppF gene encoding oligopeptide ABC transporter ATP-binding protein OppF, which translates into the protein MSKFYEENAFLKIRDAKVVFRSKGSKLNAVKETNLNIKKGEILGLVGESGSGKTTLERAIVGIQQLKDGAIYMENDIIAGKSARLFILNKEITKKLYSMKIKMNATTIYLNDFINNLKKNYKQNPNFENFSNEDFKKNFKKNEVEFIDNIFLSNLKYINRILLNEERIIRFITNISKSIDEISLDLEKTILLKQNQVKNSILQLKKLLDEIYEIAQPILKLQKKYTCEDIDVKTIFINIFQKLDKIIINHKKFLEKLDETINYQYENQALSAPFKRKNKFLNYYYKKIFINRNDFLIECKRQIELLKEKPNFEKDETLAKYNYFINDFWSKNNMNINGCTKILTEMQKVNPNFSMLKSISKDLKNTDFENELKDILINNNISQKNLNDKVKEFDYIKKIVKRNIIKDRELIDEYMLWKNIESDISLEEWQNLEEFVQFLEMPSIDEIVNKSYLFKGQTKKEKKQIRKNVQMIFQDPGSSLNDRMAVEEIIGEGLENFPELYKSEEIRNEYMINYNQLNPEQKITLEQVKNKDVKKYLILNALTSVGLIPEHLSRYPHEFSGGQRQRIGIARSLIMKPKIIVADEPISALDVSIRAQVLNLFKKFKEELGITFIFVAHDLSVVHFIADRIAVIYHGQIVELADANELFINPLHPYTKALLSSIPIPEPELAKKEKSIIYNSEKEHSDYMFDLPRFTEIKPNHFVYLNKRELKEIKDKL
- a CDS encoding ABC transporter substrate-binding protein: MKKLLFGLMGVTLISSTTLSVIACGSNADPENTFKLGYSLPVGHWNTAYTMHSEDHTILANTNATPLASDQYGRIYGDIFELTNTDYSKTNTYIGNHNENFTEFTYKVRSDATWSDYQGNKIATLTASDFLNAAKYVLNASNGSEVISIWTSFIKGTDEIYVASKADPNGSFDSIWEANKAGLGIVVDESANTVTFKLKKSASYFETLLTYSVFSPIYSAAVTNPLADSDYRKGYYSGAFLPTSYVNTGNIILDKNPNYHLVEDTHINRLKYVYITGGSDKTRTLFESKALDAFRPAVADTAGWQKYVGNWENPNATAGMSSSASLDVSSSMTLMFNIYNSNIESTNSAVSQKAVIASRALQNPVVRKFISANLDRSKYVSYFSSAFDKDGEPSKMIRNTYTPDFIESNGKDYVSFLTESLQKKDDFSDIKNGDLADGKEFFYENENYAGGTLQEQLKAVADYFEKDEAIKSYLAANGGKLKLEFPLNPDDNSTLNPKLLDMFAGFNSIAGNQIEIIQSSGVNSANDYKQITNEGKIYLSLSGWSADYADPYTYLSTYRIGGDLENYVGSNRMYKNLDSSVDLSLDENKWDSVKTDINSKVLVETDDVSKNHFELLSNYSQKIKSIDESESEDIRMEHFADEEATLIYENAYLLPIFTKAAPVEFSVSYSQPFSKSTAPYGLGKYRYWDVELNTELLSAEKIKELKAAFESALADVIGDPKLHQNSSAWKA
- the oppD gene encoding oligopeptide ABC transporter ATP-binding protein OppD; translation: MNKENRILSVRNMEVKFQVRGRFLTAIRNVDLEIYDQEVLAIVGESGSGKSVITKTFTGMLEANGWISNGSIVYRPNQNSISDEKTYFKEPIDIVNLQSPLITKDSIKTVVKINNLKIKNLIEEIKKIYKLNPKYSKNIIKKELDLFRLENSLLNETNEQITELIKANIQTYDNYFQDFLINEHNIKQIKEENNLKFKNYLTKKEEELSILESNVDFNGSNKRNNKILKTKAKILVIKDTIKFINDNNYRDEVIKEKYLEILKYKIDINKIKPLTLKSRNKISKIIAMIENFISTNMAWNDEEVKFVNEYFSTKEYLNRFEKELQILSYSIINTQKLDQAHFYNILVDWKRVKNSDVVNKIKALKEIRQLRGKTISTIFQDPMTSLNPLLPVGFQITEVLRKQIGLSKVEAKKEAIELLRKVGIPDPEKRFKDIPGRYSGGMRQRVVIAIALACRPKILICDEPTTALDVTIQAQILDLIKNLQKEYKFTVIFITHDLGVVAKIADRVAVMYAGQIVEVGTATDIFENAKHPYTWALLSSLPQLGKKGDELYSIEGTPPSLFNEIVGDAFAPRNKYALELDYIKEPPMFKISETHFAKTWLLDSRSPKIEKPNILKNLTQRIIEAEKVG
- the oppC gene encoding oligopeptide ABC transporter permease OppC, which translates into the protein MEQKQYSQEEMNSINNSLFTVVGSKLEEAEKISNKPYSYWKSVFARIIKSKTFIISSILLITIILMAFSIGIGAEPVPVDTPGVDIESPSWDHLFGLGKFGEDLWTKMWVGTRTTLIFTLFVASIQILLGILLGAIWGFYSKLDMVFIEITRFLSLIPSLILWLIVIFLFGGSTSLPILIFAISITSWIALAGIIRVQIMIIRNAEYNIASRVLGTRGPKIIRKNIMPKILPIVIQTSTFAIPTAIAIDSLLAYYNFGFVTNTLDQASLGSILNELLLGSDWEVYPHLLIIPVVFVGGISLLFFLVGKVFADSLDPKTHR